ACGTAGAGCCCAGAAGGCAAATGGAATCATCCCGCCTACCAGCGTCACCGCGTGGAAGTCGTCCAGCAGAGCCCATTGCAGCGGCGCATAGAGGAGAAAGGCAGCCGCCAGCATCGCAGCAGGCCAGGGATGGACGAGTTCATCTAACCCCAGCCGGTAGACCGCCCAGGCTCCAGAGGCTACTACTGCGGCCTGAAGGACAAGCAGCAGACGGACATCGCTCCACAACCAGTACAGTGGCGTGATCAGGAAGTAAATCGGCTCGAAGTGCATGGCCAGCCGTGATGGGTATCGGAAGTCTTCGCTCTTGCCAATCCAGTTGGTGAATTGAAGGATACGCCCGTGGGCCGTGTTCCAGATCGCCTGATCCACGTTGCCTAGATCGTATCCACGCGAGTTGAGAGTCTCATGACGTAGCACCGCCAGATACCCGAACCAGGCAGCATAAGCTAATACCAAAGCGAGGACCACGCTAGCGGCAAGCCGTTGGCTCATGGTATTACCCTGGGCATAATGTAAGGCTCTCATAACTCGAACCCCGTCGAGCCATGTTCGGTTCAACGGACCTGTAGCGGTGACACTAGAGGGATGGTATCCGCACCCTCAGCTGTGGTCAAACGCTGGCCGGTGAGAGGATCGTAGAAGCCAATAACGAGATGATAGGAACCTGAGGGTAGAGTAGCCGGCAGGATAAGCTCAAAGGTATCGGTCATGATCTCGCCGGCGATCCAACTAGTTGTAGGGAACGCACCGTTCCCCGGCACACCATCATGCTGAGCGACAATCTGGCCATCCGCTAGGAGGTGAGTAAAGCGAGTGTAGTTCTGGTCCGGTTCACTCAGTGCCTGCCAGTACAGCGTGACCGTGATGGGCTGGCCACTTTGAGCTACGGCCGGCAGCTCGTATCCCAAAAGGCGAGCGACACCGCCTAGATCTGCGCGTTGCGAGAAGGCGGGATGGGGCAGCTGAAAGGAGCGCTGACGTGCATGCAACTCGATGGTGCCTAGCCCAAGCACGGGCACCGGAAATTGTGAGCCCGTATCGGCCACGATCTCAAGTTGATAGAGGCCGCTGGGCGCATCGGCAGGCAACAGGGCCTCCCATACCTCGCGGACGAGCTCCCCAGTTGTCCACTGGGATGGTGGATAGCTCCCACCGATGGGATGGCCACGCGCGCGCCGCCAGACCTCGTCGCCGGCTCGCAACTGCAGGTAAAGCGAGGCCCTCTGGACAGGCGGAGTTTCACTTGCCTGCCAGAGCAAGGTGATGGGGACCGCCTCACCTGCGAGCAAGGGGCGACCACCCCTATCTTCCTCGCTAGCTAGCTGCGGCCACTCATAGCCGACTAGGCGTATCCCCCCGACAGGGATGTCAACGCGATGAGCGATCTGCCAATCAGTTTCAGGAGATGGAGGATGCTCTGGCCTGCGGACGGTAAGCGTAGTGAGCGCCGCAGCCGTGCCGCGCGGGCCATCCGGGCCGTAAATCTCCAATGCTTTTTGAAGCTGAGAGGAGAAGAAACCAACTTCTAAAGTGTACGTACCAGGCGGGGTGCCAGGGGGGATGCGGATGGCGTGTACGTCGCGGACGATCTGTCGTGTGGGCCATGGCCACTGGTAGACGGGCAAAAAGCCCCCGACGGGGGGACTATCGGACTTGGCAAGGCGCTGGCCATCCTGGTTGCGAAGCCCCACGTAGACCGAATAATCGGGCGCATCGAAGGGGGCGATGGCCTGCCAGTAAAGCGTGAGGGTGGCAGTATAACCTGCAGTGACTTCAGGCGTCTCCACCTCAAAGCCCAACAGAAGAGCAGAACCGCCAAAGTTTAGACGGACGGAATTAGGCAACTGCGAGGCTTCGGACAAGGGCACGTTAGGACCGCGGTAGATACGAATGTAATCGACGCCGCCGTGATGGATTACATACACCGGTCTTTGTATCTCGAAGTAGCGAATGAGCTTTGGGCTTGGTTCCAGACGTTGGATCTGGTTAATATACAACATGACGTAGTTTGTATCCAGCCACCTATAAAAGACTTGCGTTGGCCCATGATAATATGGTGCAAAGCTTCGACTGTACCAAGTCGCAACAGAAGCCTTCTGAGGAGTTGCGTGGACATTAAGCCAATTCGCAGCCTGATCGAGAAGCTCACCATTACCAATCATGAGAAGCCGAACAGCTTGGGAGATGCCGCCGAAGAGCGGGTTGAAATAGGTGAGATAATACGGTGCATGCAGCAGGAGAATAGCGAGTTGAAGCGCAAAAGCGGCAGGGACTAAAATGCGAAAGAGGCGAGTGGTGAGAGCAACGAGAGAAGCAGCAGTCAGCAGAGCCAGGCCAGGAAAGAGAGGGATGACATAACGATCTATCTTAGTAGCCTGAACAGAGATAGCGAGGAGGACTATGGCAAGGGCAAGAACCAATGGAATGAAAGAGATGGCGTTGGGAAGGCGATACCTCCAGCTTGGTGCAAAGAGCACCACTAGTCCCACGAGAGCGCCGATCAGTAACACTGGTGAGGTCCGGTATGCTAGTACTACTAGGTAAAACGAGGGGCCAGGGGCGTTGGTGGGCTGGCCTAAGAAAAACTGTTTATGCCCTTCCAACTCCACATCGAAGAGATCATAGGCGAAGCGATGCCATGTGCCGACAGGATTGGCCCAAGTAGCGGGCCAAAGGACCAGGATAGCGCCCAACACCAAGGCGAGCCAGAGGACAAGATCAGCGATGATGATCCGCCAAGGCTTCCAAGGCCTAGGGGTGGCGTTCATGAAATGAAAGAGGAAAGCGAAGAGGAAGCCAGGCAGAAAGAGCAAGGCAGCCACTTTGCTAAGCAGTGCTATGGCAAAGGTAAAGGCAGAGAGTGCCAGCCAGCGGCGAGGATGGGTGCAGGAACGGAGATATAGAAAAAAGGCCAACAAAGCCAGCCAAGTGAAATTACTCTGGAGCCCATCGGTGGTAAGGGCACGCTGATAGGCGAGAAAGAAGGGTTCCAGCGAGAGCAAAACGGTGGCCAGCCGGGCGGTAAGATCACCAAAGAGTCGGCGGCAAAGGGCGTAAAAGGCTACCACGCCGCCAGACGTAACAAAAGCAAACAGGAGACGTGCGGTCAAGTAAAGCGCTAGTGGGGAGGGGATCTCCATCCCGGCCAGCCGCTGTAGATAGTCCAGCAGCGATGTGCTCTGCCTGGCTAGATCGTCGGCAGGCAGAAGGGAGCGAAGCAAGTAGCGAAAAGAGAGGCTAGCACCGATCAACCACATGTTCGTGACGCCGGGATGATGACGAAGGTAGGTGTCGGCTGGATGGCCACTGAGAAGGGCGGCCAGAAACTGAGGACCGCGGCGAATCCAATGCCCCTCATCCACGTTAATAGGGACATCCATCCTCACCAGCCGCAGCAACACCCCCACTACAAAAAACAGCAGCACAATCCACAAATTTGAGCGGCTGTGTGCCTTGGCGGTCTGATTCATCGCTGCATTACCCGTCGATATTTTATCATACCTGATGATTAAGAAGGCCCTTCGGAATACTCCTATCGATAGCCGTATCGTTCGCCTCCATCTACTGTGATCACTTCGCCGGTGATATAATCGGCACGGATCAGGAACAGCACAGCCTCTGCCACGTCCTCTGGAGTGCCCCAACGTCCGAGCAGAGTTCTCTGTGCGATACGGGCGATCTTTTCCTCACTATAGCCAGGCGGTGGTAGGACGGGGCCAGGCGCTACAGCGTTTACACGCACCATAGGAGCCAATTCCAACGCCAATTGACGGGTCAACGCAAGCAACGCGGCCTTGCCCACGCTGTGGGCGGCGAACCCTGGCCATGGTTGCCAGGCCGAGAGGTCCACGATGTTGATGATGGCACCTGTACCCCGCTCCAGCATCAACGGGGCGACAGCGTTGGCACAGTAAAACGAGCCGTGGATGAGGATGCCGGTCACGCGGTGCCAGGCGCTTAGATCACGGGTAGGGAATGGAGTCTTTTCAAAGCGAGAAGCACTGTTGATCAAGATGTCCACCCGGCCAAAGTGCGCCTGCGCGGTTGCCACCATGGCCTCGACTTGTCGAAGGTCTGCCACATCAGCCTGAATCGCTAGAGCTTCCACGCCCCTTGCGCGCGCTTCTGCTGCCGTCGTCTGGGCAGCTTCATGAGAAGTGTAATAGTTGATGATCACATGCGCACCTGCCTGCGCCAGCGCCAGCGTAATCGCCTTGCCCACACGGTGTGCGCCGCCGGTGACGAGCGCGACCTTTCCTTTTGGGTCCATAGCTCCCTTCTCCTCTGCAAACTACATCCAGGTCTGAAACGGTGGCTCAGCAGCCGAGCGTTCTCCTAAGTGAGGCCTTTTCTAGGGTATACAACCGGCCGCTCGAGCATAGGCCAGGCCCTGCTGAAGCTCTTCGCCTTCATAGTACCAGTCTAACTCAAACGTGCGGACGGCAGTCGCCGGCAGATGGCGGGCGAGGTAGGCGAAGTCAAGCTCTCCTAGGCCGGGCGGCAAATGATCGCGCAAGCCGATGACATCGTGCATATGCACCCCCACGATGCGGTCGGCGAGGGCATCAAGCCAGGCCTGATGCTCGTGGAAGCCCAGGTTGGCTAGAACCTGCACATGCCCCATGTCGTACCAGAAGCCCACCGTCTGCGGATCATGATCCCTCAGCAAGACGGCCAGCTCTTCCCAGGTGGGGATCTCCCGATAGAAGCGGCGGGATTCAATGCCGATGCGCACCCCCAGGCGCATAGCTGTCGCAGCCAGCTCGTCCAGGCTGCGACGGGCTGCGTCCAAATAAGGACCCTGGCGTTGAGCACGTTCGGCGATGATCTGATCACGCAGGCGGAGGAAGGAGGGCGATCCTACCTGCCCGCCAAGATACCGTTGTTCGAGCGCCCACTCAAGGTGAGAGGGCATTTCGACGGTCCCCAAGTGGACACATACGGCCTGAGCGCCCATCTCGGCGGCGAACTGCAAGCTACGTTCTCCCTGGGCGACCGCCCAGCGACGTGCTGTTTCATCCAAAGAGGAGAGCAAGGCATCGGCAGAGTAACGGTAAGGCGATGGCTCGGCCGGGGCCGGATAGTGGACAGAGGTGATCGGGATCTCGCCTGGGCGCACACCATCCACATGAGTGATCGTGGTGGTATGGCTGAGCTCGACAGCCGGGAAGCCTAACACGGCGGCGGCTTGCGCCAGCGAGCGTACATCTTCAAAGCGGTGCTGAGCCCACATGGACGAGAGTGCAAACATAACAGATCCTCTCAAGCCAAAGCTCCATCTCCCCTCCCGTGCAAAGGCTCAGGAGCAAATAAGCACCTCCAGGGGACGATGGCGTTTTGTCCTCATGTCTTCCCTGATTTTACTCCCTTTGCCTCAACTCGTCATGTATTGACACGGGGATGGCGTGTGCTATAATCTCGAAGCAGCGAAGGAATATGCTACAACCTCTGTCCCAAGGCAGAAGTGTTCTGACACAGGAATGAACACCGGCAATTTCCAGAATCAAGACGAAGAGCCTCCATCTCATGACGGCAAAGCTATAGCCGGCATACATGCCTCGGGGGCAGCAGCCTGCCTGGGTTGGCTGCCCCTTTTGTCTTTTGGGAGCCTCTTTCACCTGGTGCTGCGACTTCCGCTTGCCGCGTCCCAGCGTTTATGTTGGGCTGATCAGGAGGAAAATCATGTGGGCCAAACGCTTCGCCATGCTTTTGGGCAGGATGCTGGTGATCGTCTGGCTAGCTGCCTGTGCTCCTGTGCGGCCTGTTCGTGCTCCAGCTCCTCAGGCGACATCGGCCGCTACAGCCCCTAAGACAATCTCCATCTCTTTCTTCGAGGAGCCGGACAGCCTGAATTTCATGTACACCCAGATGTGGTTTGCCACGCTGGCGATGGACCTCATCCAGCGCGGGCTTTGGGTGTACGATGATCATCAGAACTTCGTTCCTGAGCTGGCAGTCGAGGTCCCCAGCCGTGAGAATGGCGGCATCTCCGAGGACGGCAAGGTCATCACCATCCGGCTGCGACAGGGGATACGCTGGCACGATGGACAGCCAGTCACCTCGGCCGACGTGAGGTTCACTTACGACGCAATCATGAACCCCAGCAACATCGTGGATACGCGCTACCCATATGAGGAGTATATCGAGACCGTAGAGACGCCCGACGACTATACAGTGGTCATCCGCTTCAAGCAGCCTTTTGCGGGGTGGTGGACCATGTTCCCATACGTGCTGCCCAAACATCTTCTAGGTGAGCTTGAGTCGCTGGACACGGCGGAGTTCAATCGGGCTCCGGTAGGTTTCGGCCCTTTCAAGTTTAAGGAGTGGGTCTCGGGCGATCACATCACTCTGGAGAAAAATCCGGACTATTGGCGCGGCGAGCCAAAGGTGGACACCATCTATATCAAAATTGTGCCCAGTTCCGAGGTGCAGATGGCGGCGATCCAGGCCGGAGGCCAAGTCGATATCGGCGTGTTCCACTCGTATGACGAGGTGCCTGTGCTAGAAAGGTTGGGCACAGTGGATGTGCAGGCGATCTACTACGCCTATAATGAGTTCTACCCGTTCAACCTCGATCCGAATCTCGGCCATCCAGCCTTTCAGGACGCACGTGTCCGCCGCGCTGTCGCTATGAGCATAGACCGGGAGAAGATCACCCAGACGCTGCTGCTGGGTTTGACCCAGCCGGCTCGCACGTTTTGGGATGGTACCGCCTACGCTAACCAGAACATCCCCTTGATCCTGTACAATCCCCAAGCGGCAGCAGCGTTGCTAGACGAGGCGGGCTGGGTTGATCATGACGAAGATGGCATTCGGGACAAGGATGGGATTAAGTTCTCGTTCATCCACAGGACGACGGCTGGGCGGAAGATCCGCGAGGACGCCCAGTTGGCTGTGCAGCAAATGCTGAAGGATCAGGGCATCGAGATGATCATCGAGAACGTGCCATATGACCTGTTCTTCGAGAGCTACGCCAACGGCGGGCCGATCTACAGCGGGCAGTATCACATGGCCGGCTGGTCGGATGGCTCGTTCCCCGATCCCGGCTCCGCTGCTTACTATTGGCTCTGCGACCAGATCCCCACCGAGGACAATCCGGAGGGGGGCAACTTCCAGCGATATTGCAATGAGGAGCTCGACCGGCTCCTGCGCGAGCAAGATGTGACAGTGGACCCGGCGAAACGCAAGGCCATCTTCGATCGCATCCAGCAGCTCATGTACGATGAAACGATCTTCGTGCCCATGTGGAATGACCCAGACCTTTGGTCCGTCAACCGGCGGCTGCATGCTGTGCGGCTTGGCGGCTGGACGCCGTTCTGGAACGCACACGAATGGGATGTGAGCTCCAATTAGTCAGGATCTGATCAGGGAACGAAAGCTCATGACGCAGTACATTGTCCGTCGCCTCCTGCAAGCGGTCCCCTTGCTGTTGATTATCACGTTCCTGCTGTTCGCCCTGATACAGGAAATGGGCGATCCGCTCTCGTTCTACGCTGGCCGCGGCCGTATCCGTCCGGAGGACCGGGTGCGATTGACCCGGCAGCTTGGACTAGATCAGCCGCTGGCAGTGCGTTATCTGATCTGGCTCAAGAACATGGCTACCGGTAACTGGGGTAACTCACTAGCTACGCGTCAGCCTGTGATCCGGATGATCGCTGAGCGGCTGCCCAACACGCTGCTCCTGATGCTCTCGGCCGAGGTAGTGATCGTGATCTGTTCACTCCTGCTGGGCACTTACTCTGCACTGCGGCGGCACTCGCTGCTGGACCACATCCTGACCACACTCTCCCTGATCGGTTACTCGATGCCGGTGTTCTGGGTAGCGCTGACGCTGATCTATATCTTCGGCGTCCACTTCAAGCGCTGGGGACTGCCCTATCTGCCCACAGGAGGAGTGTATGACCCCGCAGTGGGCAAAACGGTGCCCCAGGTGTTGTGGCATCTGATCCTACCGGTCGCCACCCTCTCCATCATCTCGATCTCGGGATATACCCGGTACATCCGGGCCACTCTGTTAGAGGTGGTGCATGAGGATTATATCCGCACGGCACGGGCCAAAGGGCTACGAGAGCGAGTGATCCTCTTTCGCCATGCGCTCAAAAATGCAGCGATCCCCTTTGTCACGCTTTTGGGACTGGACCTGCCCTTCCTATTAGGAGGAGCTATTGTCACCGAATCCATCTTCGCCTGGCCGGGCATGGGGAGGCTCTTCTGGGAGCATGCCGGCAAGGCCGACTATCCTGTGTTGATGGCGATCTTGCTGTTGATCTCTGTAGCGGTCGTAGTCTTTCAGCTCTTGGCTGACATCTGCTATACCTGGCTAGACCCGCGTATCCGATATCATTAGCTGAGGGAGGCCTTCACATTTATGGCACAGTTGCAGGCGGCGGATATCCCGTTGCGGCCTCGGCTGGCCATGGCCGAGCTGCCGGAGATCGGGCTGCTGCAGAGGGCCTGGCGCCGCTTTCGGCGACATCGGATGGCGTGTCTGAGCGCGCTGATACTTGCTCTGATCTTGGCATATGTGACGCTGGGAGCGCTTATCCTGGACGAAAGTTATGCCAATCAAACGAATCTGACGCGGGGGCTGCAGGCTCCATCATGGGCACATCCCTTCGGGACCGATCGCACAGGACGGGATGTGCTAGCGCGAACGATCTATGGTGGGCAAATTTCGTTGCTTGTTGGCATCCTCTCGGTGATGGTCTCGGTGGGGATTGGCACGGCGATCGGCGCGCTGGCGGGGTTTTACGGCCGATGGATGGACAGCCTCCTAATGCGGTTCACCGAGGCGATGTTGAACATTCCACAGCTCTTTCTCTTGATCGTTCTGAGCAAACTGCTGAGCTCGGAGCTCAGGTCTCTCACGATCCTAGGACGCACGTTCGATGGGAGCATGGTGATCGTGATCGGCATCATTGGTGTCACAAGCTGGATGTATGAGGCCCGGCTGGTGCGAGCGAATTTCCTATCGCTGAAGGAGCAGGAGTTCGTCACGGCGGCCCGCGCTACAGGGGTGAAGAACTATCGGATCATCCTGCGCCACATCTTACCCAACACAATGGCGCCGATCCTCGTGTCAGCCACCCTAGGGGTGGCCAATGCGATCCTGACTGAGGCCTACGCGAGCTTCTTGGGGCTAGGGGTACAACCGCCGACGGCCAGTTGGGGCAGTATGCTGGAGGATGCGCTGCCGTACCTAGAGACGGCGCCATGGCTGTGGCTCTTTCCCGGTTCGCTGATCCTGCTAACCGTAATCTCCATTAATTTCCTAGGCGATGGTCTACGAGATGCCTTGGACCCGCGGACCATGGACCGCAAGGGAGGAGGATGAATGGTGCGACAAGAGGGAAGAATGACTTTGCTCTTGATTCTCTGGGTGATTCTAGCAGTGGTGGCTGGATGTGCTCAGGTGCCGGAGGGCTGGAAATTTCCCACGGCTACGCCGACGCCGGCGAATGACCCATTCGTGCAGAATGCCCGACTAGGCCGTGGTGTGAACCTAGGGAACGCGCTCGAAGCCCCTTACGAAGGTGCCTGGGGGCTCGTTTTACGGGAGGAATACTTTCGGCTGATCAAGGAAGCGGGATTTCATTCGGTCCGTATCCCCATCCGTTGGTCAGCTCACGCGCTGGAAAAGGAGCCATACACTATTGACTCGCGGTTTTTCGAGCGGGTAGATTGGGCGGTTAACCAGGCGCTTTCGCAGGGATTGCTAGTGGTCATCAATATGCACCATTTCGGCGAGCTGATGGCGAGTCCCCAAGGACAGCGGGAGCGATTCCTGGCGTTGTGGAAGCAAATCGCGGAGCACTATCAAGGCTACCCGCCAGAGTTATTGTTTGAACTGCTTAACGAACCATCCGAGCGGCTCACGGCAGCGATATGGAACGAGCTGCTGCGGGACGCGCTACGGGTTATCCGGGCCAGCAATCCTGATCGGAACGTCATCGTAGGGCCGGTGCAGTGGAACAATATCCGCGCCCTGTCCAGCCTAAAGTTGCCATCGGAGGATCGCCATCTGATCGTGACCATTCACTACTACGAGCCGTTCCAGTTTACCCATCAGGGGGCCGAGTGGGTAGCCGGGGCAAGGGCGTGGCTGGGGACCACCTGGCAAGGCACCGAGGCGGAAAGGCGCGCTATCGAAGCTGATTTCGATCTGGCTGCGACGTGGGCCAAGCGGGAGGGACGCCCTCTATACCTAGGCGAGTTCGGCGCTTACAGTACGGCCGATATGGACTCGCGGGCGCGCTGGACTAGCTTCGTAGCCCGGCAGGCCGAAGCGCGCGGCATGAGCTGGGCCTACTGGGAGTTCGGCGCGGGATTCGGCGTGTATGATCGAGCTCGGGGGGATTGGCATAAGCCGCTTTTGGAGGCTTTGATCCCTCCTGATGATGAGTAATTAAGAACCACCCGTCTCGGATATGAGCCTATGCCCATGACCTTGCGCGAACGGCTGCTGGTCACCCTACGTGGCGGCATGCCCGACCGCATCCCCTGGAACATCTACGCCTGGCTCCTACCAGATACGCCCGCCGGGCATGCCCTGCACCGGTGGGGGCTAGGGCTGATGGGAACAGCCCGCATCTTTCGCCCGGTGTATGAGGGCGTCACGATCGCTGAGGAGCGAACGGAGATCGCCGGACAGCTGTGGATGCGGGTCCAAATCGAAACGCCCGTGGGCACGCTCACCGAGGAGGCCACCATTGAGCCGAACTACAACAGCCGCTGGATCCGGAAGTTCTTCATCACCAACCCAGACGATTACGCGGCGGCGGAGTACTTCTTCCAGCACACCCGCTTTGAGCCGGATTTCGAGGCTTGGCAACGGGTGGACACAGCCATTGGCGATGGCGGGATTACCGTTGGGGAGATCATGCCCATCCCCATCATGCATTTGATGGTCGCCTGGATGGGAGCCGAGGGTCTGGCCGAAGGGATCTACCTGTATTCGGAACGCTTGGATGCCTTACTCGATGCGCTACAGGCGCATTACGAACGGCAGATCCAGCTCGCCGCCGAGTGCCCAGCAGAGGTGATCTGGTTCCCCGACAACGTGACCGGCACGATCATCTCCCCTGCGTTATTTGAGCGGTATTGCGCCCCCGTGTATGCGCGCGCCATGCCGGTCATGCGCAGCGCGGGCAAGATCCCCATCGCGCACTACGATGGCTCGAACCGACCGCTGGTCCACTGTCTGGCGCGGACAGAGCTGCCAGTGATCGAGGCGTTTACGCCGCCCCCGATGGGCGATCTAAGCGTGGCGGAGGCCAAAGCCGCCTGGCCTGACAAGGTGATTTGGGTTAACTTTCCCGGCCATCTGTTCCTAGAGCCGCCGGGGGTGATCGAAGCGTATACGCTGAAGCTCCTGCAGGAAGGGGCTCCCGGCGGACGATTCGTGTTGGGGTGCACGGAGGACTTTCCGGTGAGCGAATTCG
This genomic interval from Anaerolineae bacterium contains the following:
- a CDS encoding ABC transporter permease, which encodes MAQLQAADIPLRPRLAMAELPEIGLLQRAWRRFRRHRMACLSALILALILAYVTLGALILDESYANQTNLTRGLQAPSWAHPFGTDRTGRDVLARTIYGGQISLLVGILSVMVSVGIGTAIGALAGFYGRWMDSLLMRFTEAMLNIPQLFLLIVLSKLLSSELRSLTILGRTFDGSMVIVIGIIGVTSWMYEARLVRANFLSLKEQEFVTAARATGVKNYRIILRHILPNTMAPILVSATLGVANAILTEAYASFLGLGVQPPTASWGSMLEDALPYLETAPWLWLFPGSLILLTVISINFLGDGLRDALDPRTMDRKGGG
- a CDS encoding ABC transporter permease, whose translation is MTQYIVRRLLQAVPLLLIITFLLFALIQEMGDPLSFYAGRGRIRPEDRVRLTRQLGLDQPLAVRYLIWLKNMATGNWGNSLATRQPVIRMIAERLPNTLLLMLSAEVVIVICSLLLGTYSALRRHSLLDHILTTLSLIGYSMPVFWVALTLIYIFGVHFKRWGLPYLPTGGVYDPAVGKTVPQVLWHLILPVATLSIISISGYTRYIRATLLEVVHEDYIRTARAKGLRERVILFRHALKNAAIPFVTLLGLDLPFLLGGAIVTESIFAWPGMGRLFWEHAGKADYPVLMAILLLISVAVVVFQLLADICYTWLDPRIRYH
- a CDS encoding peptide ABC transporter substrate-binding protein, which gives rise to MWAKRFAMLLGRMLVIVWLAACAPVRPVRAPAPQATSAATAPKTISISFFEEPDSLNFMYTQMWFATLAMDLIQRGLWVYDDHQNFVPELAVEVPSRENGGISEDGKVITIRLRQGIRWHDGQPVTSADVRFTYDAIMNPSNIVDTRYPYEEYIETVETPDDYTVVIRFKQPFAGWWTMFPYVLPKHLLGELESLDTAEFNRAPVGFGPFKFKEWVSGDHITLEKNPDYWRGEPKVDTIYIKIVPSSEVQMAAIQAGGQVDIGVFHSYDEVPVLERLGTVDVQAIYYAYNEFYPFNLDPNLGHPAFQDARVRRAVAMSIDREKITQTLLLGLTQPARTFWDGTAYANQNIPLILYNPQAAAALLDEAGWVDHDEDGIRDKDGIKFSFIHRTTAGRKIREDAQLAVQQMLKDQGIEMIIENVPYDLFFESYANGGPIYSGQYHMAGWSDGSFPDPGSAAYYWLCDQIPTEDNPEGGNFQRYCNEELDRLLREQDVTVDPAKRKAIFDRIQQLMYDETIFVPMWNDPDLWSVNRRLHAVRLGGWTPFWNAHEWDVSSN
- a CDS encoding sugar phosphate isomerase/epimerase; the encoded protein is MFALSSMWAQHRFEDVRSLAQAAAVLGFPAVELSHTTTITHVDGVRPGEIPITSVHYPAPAEPSPYRYSADALLSSLDETARRWAVAQGERSLQFAAEMGAQAVCVHLGTVEMPSHLEWALEQRYLGGQVGSPSFLRLRDQIIAERAQRQGPYLDAARRSLDELAATAMRLGVRIGIESRRFYREIPTWEELAVLLRDHDPQTVGFWYDMGHVQVLANLGFHEHQAWLDALADRIVGVHMHDVIGLRDHLPPGLGELDFAYLARHLPATAVRTFELDWYYEGEELQQGLAYARAAGCIP
- a CDS encoding glycoside hydrolase family 5 protein, giving the protein MTLLLILWVILAVVAGCAQVPEGWKFPTATPTPANDPFVQNARLGRGVNLGNALEAPYEGAWGLVLREEYFRLIKEAGFHSVRIPIRWSAHALEKEPYTIDSRFFERVDWAVNQALSQGLLVVINMHHFGELMASPQGQRERFLALWKQIAEHYQGYPPELLFELLNEPSERLTAAIWNELLRDALRVIRASNPDRNVIVGPVQWNNIRALSSLKLPSEDRHLIVTIHYYEPFQFTHQGAEWVAGARAWLGTTWQGTEAERRAIEADFDLAATWAKREGRPLYLGEFGAYSTADMDSRARWTSFVARQAEARGMSWAYWEFGAGFGVYDRARGDWHKPLLEALIPPDDE
- a CDS encoding SDR family oxidoreductase translates to MDPKGKVALVTGGAHRVGKAITLALAQAGAHVIINYYTSHEAAQTTAAEARARGVEALAIQADVADLRQVEAMVATAQAHFGRVDILINSASRFEKTPFPTRDLSAWHRVTGILIHGSFYCANAVAPLMLERGTGAIINIVDLSAWQPWPGFAAHSVGKAALLALTRQLALELAPMVRVNAVAPGPVLPPPGYSEEKIARIAQRTLLGRWGTPEDVAEAVLFLIRADYITGEVITVDGGERYGYR
- a CDS encoding glycosyltransferase family 39 protein; translated protein: MNQTAKAHSRSNLWIVLLFFVVGVLLRLVRMDVPINVDEGHWIRRGPQFLAALLSGHPADTYLRHHPGVTNMWLIGASLSFRYLLRSLLPADDLARQSTSLLDYLQRLAGMEIPSPLALYLTARLLFAFVTSGGVVAFYALCRRLFGDLTARLATVLLSLEPFFLAYQRALTTDGLQSNFTWLALLAFFLYLRSCTHPRRWLALSAFTFAIALLSKVAALLFLPGFLFAFLFHFMNATPRPWKPWRIIIADLVLWLALVLGAILVLWPATWANPVGTWHRFAYDLFDVELEGHKQFFLGQPTNAPGPSFYLVVLAYRTSPVLLIGALVGLVVLFAPSWRYRLPNAISFIPLVLALAIVLLAISVQATKIDRYVIPLFPGLALLTAASLVALTTRLFRILVPAAFALQLAILLLHAPYYLTYFNPLFGGISQAVRLLMIGNGELLDQAANWLNVHATPQKASVATWYSRSFAPYYHGPTQVFYRWLDTNYVMLYINQIQRLEPSPKLIRYFEIQRPVYVIHHGGVDYIRIYRGPNVPLSEASQLPNSVRLNFGGSALLLGFEVETPEVTAGYTATLTLYWQAIAPFDAPDYSVYVGLRNQDGQRLAKSDSPPVGGFLPVYQWPWPTRQIVRDVHAIRIPPGTPPGTYTLEVGFFSSQLQKALEIYGPDGPRGTAAALTTLTVRRPEHPPSPETDWQIAHRVDIPVGGIRLVGYEWPQLASEEDRGGRPLLAGEAVPITLLWQASETPPVQRASLYLQLRAGDEVWRRARGHPIGGSYPPSQWTTGELVREVWEALLPADAPSGLYQLEIVADTGSQFPVPVLGLGTIELHARQRSFQLPHPAFSQRADLGGVARLLGYELPAVAQSGQPITVTLYWQALSEPDQNYTRFTHLLADGQIVAQHDGVPGNGAFPTTSWIAGEIMTDTFELILPATLPSGSYHLVIGFYDPLTGQRLTTAEGADTIPLVSPLQVR